From one bacterium genomic stretch:
- a CDS encoding PD-(D/E)XK nuclease family protein: MKISHFKLSMFLECPLRYKFYYIDELKEYCKPKPYHSMGISIHSALEKFFCQEQRSLDILHNLLRKNWVREGYSSRNEERMWGLKALAMLKDFYEGANVDINPAMLEAEFSVSFDSFTLTGRIDRVDKIEKGYEVIDYKTGAGMTRDEVDKDLQMTIYSIGFYHTHKVIPRKLTFHFLKDSTKITTTRSEQDIENGVLFIKEIVEKMKDETKFSPKPNRFCAYCDFTILCPSFQKNAYII, translated from the coding sequence ATGAAGATAAGTCATTTTAAATTATCAATGTTTCTTGAGTGTCCTTTAAGGTATAAATTTTATTATATTGATGAACTTAAGGAATATTGCAAACCAAAGCCATATCATAGCATGGGAATATCAATCCATAGTGCCTTAGAGAAATTCTTTTGTCAGGAACAAAGGAGTTTAGATATCCTTCATAACCTCCTTCGCAAAAATTGGGTAAGGGAGGGATATTCATCAAGAAATGAAGAGAGGATGTGGGGGCTTAAAGCCCTAGCTATGCTTAAAGATTTTTATGAGGGTGCAAATGTAGATATTAACCCGGCAATGCTTGAGGCAGAATTTTCTGTTTCTTTTGATTCCTTTACATTAACGGGAAGGATTGATAGGGTAGACAAGATAGAGAAAGGCTATGAGGTGATTGATTATAAAACAGGGGCAGGAATGACAAGGGACGAGGTAGATAAAGACCTTCAGATGACAATATATTCCATAGGATTTTACCATACCCATAAGGTTATTCCACGCAAACTAACATTTCATTTTCTAAAGGATAGCACAAAGATAACAACAACAAGAAGCGAACAAGACATAGAAAATGGGGTATTGTTTATTAAAGAAATAGTAGAAAAAATGAAAGATGAAACAAAATTTTCTCCAAAACCCAATAGATTCTGTGCCTATTGCGATTTCACTATCCTCTGCCCTAGTTTTCAAAAGAACGCATACATAATTTAA
- the sepS gene encoding O-phosphoserine--tRNA ligase — MRGKEHPINSLLAKLREIFLNLSFDEIINPVIVDEKDVFLQYGKEAPLILDRVFYIAGLDRPELGISKEREDKIKQIIPLFSKWNELKAFLREYKEGNIEGDDFIEELVKRLDITEKEGIRLVDEFFELKNLYPISYKKTLRSHMTSAWYLTLSHLIKTKPLPIKLFSQGLRFRREQRQDESHLFESTSSSCVVVEEGFDIKKGKGLCVQILEGIGFKDIEFKTKPVTSNYYEEGTDTEVFAHRIEVANLGFYSKESLANYGINHPVFNLGFGVDRLAGILNNESDLRKLLFFQFYKPSFTDKEIAEKLGCEESPSYGAQISSIIFRKINEAKDNLGPSEVLCYQGRFLGRDIKVSAYNWDSGKPLVSYAGFNEIWVNNGEIFGLPKGGSFKGAEDVYKNGINTGFIFLKLITDGFVARMEKEFKKGKTELDVKFKIAEHPSDINLSIPKDIMDYITSNNKRVITKGPLFFGIRAE, encoded by the coding sequence ATGCGAGGAAAAGAACATCCTATAAATAGCCTTTTAGCTAAATTAAGGGAGATATTTTTAAACCTCTCCTTTGATGAGATAATAAACCCTGTAATTGTTGATGAGAAGGATGTCTTTCTTCAATATGGAAAGGAGGCACCCTTAATCCTTGACAGGGTTTTTTACATTGCAGGCCTGGATAGACCAGAGCTTGGTATTTCAAAGGAAAGGGAGGATAAGATAAAACAAATAATCCCTTTATTTTCAAAATGGAATGAGCTTAAAGCCTTTCTTCGTGAATATAAAGAGGGAAATATAGAGGGGGATGATTTTATTGAGGAATTGGTAAAAAGGCTTGATATAACAGAAAAAGAGGGAATAAGGTTGGTGGATGAATTCTTTGAGCTTAAAAACCTATATCCTATTTCCTATAAGAAGACATTAAGGTCTCATATGACATCAGCGTGGTATCTAACCCTAAGTCATCTTATAAAGACAAAACCCCTTCCAATTAAGCTATTTTCACAAGGATTAAGGTTTAGAAGGGAGCAGAGGCAGGATGAAAGCCATCTATTTGAAAGCACATCATCTTCCTGTGTTGTTGTTGAGGAAGGTTTTGATATAAAAAAAGGAAAAGGGCTTTGTGTGCAAATCTTAGAGGGGATAGGTTTTAAGGATATAGAGTTTAAAACAAAACCCGTAACATCTAATTACTATGAGGAAGGAACGGATACAGAGGTCTTTGCTCATCGTATTGAGGTTGCAAATCTTGGATTTTATTCAAAGGAATCTTTGGCAAATTATGGAATAAACCATCCTGTTTTTAATCTTGGATTTGGTGTTGACAGGTTAGCTGGAATATTAAACAATGAATCTGATTTAAGAAAGCTCCTTTTCTTCCAATTCTATAAGCCTTCCTTTACAGACAAAGAGATTGCAGAGAAATTAGGATGTGAAGAAAGCCCAAGCTATGGAGCACAGATCTCATCCATTATTTTTAGAAAGATAAATGAAGCAAAGGATAATTTAGGACCTTCAGAGGTTTTATGTTATCAAGGAAGATTTTTGGGAAGGGATATAAAGGTCTCTGCATATAATTGGGATTCTGGAAAACCCCTTGTTTCATATGCAGGATTTAATGAAATTTGGGTAAATAATGGTGAAATCTTTGGGCTTCCAAAGGGAGGTTCTTTTAAAGGAGCTGAAGATGTCTATAAAAATGGGATAAACACAGGGTTTATCTTTCTAAAGCTAATAACAGATGGATTTGTTGCAAGGATGGAGAAAGAATTTAAAAAGGGAAAGACAGAGCTAGATGTTAAATTTAAGATTGCCGAGCATCCATCAGATATAAACCTTTCCATACCAAAGGACATTATGGATTATATTACATCAAACAATAAGAGGGTAATCACAAAGGGTCCTTTGTTCTTTGGAATTAGGGCAGAATGA